One window of the Pyxicephalus adspersus chromosome 5, UCB_Pads_2.0, whole genome shotgun sequence genome contains the following:
- the MRPL53 gene encoding large ribosomal subunit protein mL53: MAAAKGAGLVLKSVKSIAVRMCPFEANVKSTREFLEIINSSKIRSTNSNCEISVDVRHDKSEPLVDIQFVDGERLVIKSANVTSKEMMLKLGSLCTAKDNQPKATAKK; encoded by the exons ATGGCGGCGGCCAAGGGTGCAGGCTTGGTGCTGAAGTCGGTAAAGTCCATCGCTGTCCGAATGTGTCCGTTCGAGGCCAATGTGAAGTCCACCAG GGAATTCTTAGAAATTATTAACTCCAGTAAAATCCGTTCCACTAATAGTAATTGTGAAATATCTGTAGATGTGAGACATGACAAGTCTGAGCCGTTAGTAGACATACAATTTG TTGATGGTGAACGACTGGTGATAAAATCTGCCAATGTGACCTCTAAGGAAATGATGCTGAAATTGGGAAGTCTCTGTACTGCTAAAGACAATCAGCCGAAGGCCACGGCCAAGAAATAG